Genomic window (Blastocatellia bacterium):
TATGTTGCTCAACGTCCTGGTGAACGTAAGGAAGCAATTCTTCATTACATAACGCGCCGTCGCTTAGGACGCTACACAGAATTAGAGATTACACTTGAGACGGGAAGGCATGGTCAGATACGCACCCAACTTGCGGCTATTGGTCATCCGATTATAGGTGATTTAGCAGCAGGCAGCCAGCATAACCCAATAAACCGACTAGCACTACATGCCCATTATCTTGCTATTCATCATCCAATAACAGCGGAGTTACAAGAGTTTCATAGCTCATTACCA
Coding sequences:
- a CDS encoding RNA pseudouridine synthase yields the protein MVFARNLAAKEKLQEQFQNRSAVRRYIAIIEGKPRLESDTLKHFLAENSQHKVYVAQRPGERKEAILHYITRRRLGRYTELEITLETGRHGQIRTQLAAIGHPIIGDLAAGSQHNPINRLALHAHYLAIHHPITAELQEFHSSLPSIFQRLK